A stretch of the Ptiloglossa arizonensis isolate GNS036 chromosome 1, iyPtiAriz1_principal, whole genome shotgun sequence genome encodes the following:
- the LOC143152452 gene encoding LOW QUALITY PROTEIN: nucleoside diphosphate kinase homolog 5 (The sequence of the model RefSeq protein was modified relative to this genomic sequence to represent the inferred CDS: substituted 3 bases at 3 genomic stop codons), protein MCDCSGDKVANGDQTVTETVTLFTKCTKSYPTMKNTTELLSSTTNSDQDDWNLPDSSRSDLGICDGTKGSFTSSITSSSSRTYKFLNREERNCSFGEAEEEVCQPSVSSIEPCVREDEVEEEVEERPDIECTLAIIKPEAVVYRKQIERRIFEEGFEIYGTRWLQLTPEQVSEFYSDKYGELSFAHLVAYMASGPVIVHVLAKLHGVNEWKSLIGPTKVTEARLYYPDSIRAKFGRRGEIFKNAVHGSDTREVAEREIRFFFPECNNIATIMFFXSIDNRXRFEYSNKANXAIFVSVIIEPLLKNEAAVDYLLETINPVLVEALSLVRRNVSTTTITVGKHFLTQCCKLKPADPVLWLANWLITNNPNKPKLPQDLAVIPT, encoded by the exons ATGTGCGACTGTTCGGGGGACAAGGTGGCGAACGGTGACCAAACTGTCACAGAGACCGTGACACTTTTCACGAAATGCACCAAGTCGTATCCAACGATGAAAAACACGACCGAGCTGTTGAGCAGCACTACGAATTCGGACCAGGACGATTGGAACCTGCCCGATTCCTCGCGATCTGATCTTGGAATTTGCGACGGAACCAAGGGATCCTTCACGAGCTCGATCACCTCTAGTTCCTCTAGAACG taCAAGTTTCTTAACCGAGAGGAGCGCAATTGTTCGTTCGGAGAAGCCGAAGAGGAGGTTTGTCAGCCCTCGGTGTCCTCCATCGAGCCTTGTGTCCGCGAAGACGAGGTCGAAGAGGAGGTAGAGGAGAGACCGGATATCGAGTGCACCCTGGCGATTATAAAACCTGAAGCTGTGGTCTACAGAAAGCAAATCGAGCGCCGTATATTCGAGGAAGGTTTCGAAATATATGGTACGCGATGGTTGCAGCTCACGCCGGAACAAGTATCCGAGTTTTACTCGGACAAGTACGGAGAGCTGAGTTTCGCGCACCTCGTCGCTTACATGGCTTCCGGTCCAGTGATTGTTCACGTTCTGGCGAAACTTCACGGCGTGAATGAGTGGAAATCGCTCATAGGCCCGACCAAG GTCACAGAAGCTCGTTTGTATTATCCCGACAGTATAAGAGCGAAATTCGGCAGGAGAGGCGAGATTTTCAAGAACGCGGTTCACGGAAGCGATACTCGAGAAGTAGCTGAAAGAGagattcgtttcttcttccCTGAATGTAATAACATCGCCACCATTATGTTTTTTTAATCCATTGACAATCGTtaacgattcgaatattcgaacaaggCGAATTAAGCAATATTCG tTTCAGTCATAATCGAGCCTCTGTTGAAAAACGAAGCGGCGGTCGACTATTTATTGGAAACGATTAATCCTGTCCTCGTGGAAGCGTTGTCCTTGGTAAGACG AAACGTCTCGACGACCACGATAACGGTTGGTAAACATTTTCTTACACAGTGTTGCAAATTGAAACCCGCGGACCCTGTCCTGTGGCTCGCCAATTGGCTGATCACGAACAATCCTAACAAGCCGAAATTGCCGCAAGATCTCGCCGTAATACCAACGTGA